One Bacillus sp. 1780r2a1 DNA segment encodes these proteins:
- the dapA gene encoding 4-hydroxy-tetrahydrodipicolinate synthase: MIDFGKVATAMVTPFDHKGNIDFEKTTQLINYLIENGSDSLIIAGTTGESPTLSTEEKLALFRHSVKVVAGRVPVVAGTGSNNTYASIELTKKAEEIGVDAVMIVAPYYNKPNQEGLYQHFKAIAESTKLPVMLYNIPGRSVINMELTTIVRLSELSNVVAIKDASGDLDAMTAIINNTADDFALYSGDDGLTLPVLSIGGNGIISVASHVLGNEMQAMVSAFEAGKIKEAAQVHGKLLPVMKALFSAPSPTPVKTALQFKGLDVGSVRLPLVPLTEPERESLRKMLNSL; the protein is encoded by the coding sequence ATGATTGATTTTGGTAAAGTAGCAACGGCTATGGTAACCCCTTTTGATCATAAGGGAAATATTGATTTTGAAAAAACAACACAGTTAATTAACTATTTGATTGAGAATGGATCAGATTCTTTAATCATTGCTGGAACAACTGGTGAATCACCAACGTTGTCCACAGAAGAAAAGCTAGCTCTATTTAGACACTCAGTAAAAGTAGTAGCAGGCCGTGTTCCAGTAGTAGCGGGAACTGGTAGTAACAACACGTATGCATCGATTGAGCTAACAAAAAAAGCTGAAGAAATTGGTGTAGATGCGGTAATGATTGTTGCGCCGTATTACAATAAACCAAATCAAGAAGGTTTATATCAGCATTTTAAAGCAATTGCAGAAAGTACAAAGCTTCCTGTGATGCTTTATAATATTCCAGGTCGCTCTGTGATTAACATGGAGCTTACTACAATTGTACGCTTGTCAGAGCTTTCAAACGTGGTAGCAATTAAAGATGCAAGTGGAGATCTTGATGCAATGACCGCTATCATTAACAATACTGCCGATGACTTTGCACTTTATAGTGGCGATGACGGTTTAACGTTGCCAGTATTATCAATTGGTGGTAATGGTATTATCTCTGTGGCATCACACGTATTAGGTAATGAGATGCAGGCTATGGTATCAGCATTCGAAGCTGGTAAGATAAAAGAAGCAGCTCAGGTACATGGTAAATTATTGCCCGTTATGAAAGCTCTTTTCTCTGCTCCAAGTCCAACACCTGTAAAAACAGCTCTACAGTTTAAAGGGTTAGACGTAGGATCTGTAAGACTACCACTTGTACCTTTAACTGAACCTGAGCGTGAATCATTACGAAAAATGCTTAACTCACTATAA
- a CDS encoding DNA translocase FtsK, with protein MAKKKRRGKFKKEEWKRIVRFELIGLLLLAITLIAMAGLGAVGQALVLLVRLFIGEWYMLMLIGLLVLSGYIIWKRALPPFITRQLVGTYLIILAILLFSHVTLFENLSKNGTFTDPSVILNTWDLYMLEATGEVNRSDLGGGMVGAVMFAMFYYLFDSLGTELIASLLIVIGVLLITGRSLHETLRKVLTPIVRFLVTELKEGWEDIANWASKRKQTPKGKKKRKPAVEEEEENDEQEAEAPVIAKQPPIIEHFDYEEVVDPISSSIQSQPEPEPQPTVKPVQPVAKKEDPPQQEEKAPVISFVEAENMEYELPPIRLLTMPKKSNQAKEKKNIYKNAEKLEKTFQSFGVKATVAKVHLGPAVTKYEVYPDVGVKVSKIVNLSDDLALALAAKDIRIEAPIPGKSAVGIEVPNEEVAMVSLREVLESKEKIDPDKKLLVGLGRDISGDAVLAELNKMPHMLVAGATGSGKSVCINGIIISILMRTKPHEVKLMMIDPKMVELNMYNGIPHLLAPVVTDPKKASQALKKVVSEMERRYELFSHSGTRNIEGYNDLVKRQNDDSDAKQPTLPYIVVIVDELADLMMVASSDVEDSITRLAQMARAAGIHLIIATQRPSVDVITGVIKANIPSRIAFSVSSQTDSRTILDMGGAEKLLGRGDMLFMPVGASKPVRVQGAFLSDEEVEEVVDFVIAQQKAQYQEEMIPTDAPEQVEEVADELYDEAVQLVAEMQTASVSMLQRRFRIGYNRAARLIDAMEERGVVGPYEGSKPRAVLVSQQNEDVGT; from the coding sequence ATGGCAAAGAAAAAACGAAGAGGGAAATTTAAGAAGGAAGAATGGAAACGCATTGTACGATTTGAACTCATAGGTTTACTATTATTAGCTATTACATTAATTGCGATGGCAGGGCTGGGTGCGGTTGGCCAGGCGCTTGTGCTACTTGTTCGTCTTTTTATTGGTGAATGGTACATGCTTATGCTAATCGGTTTGCTGGTGCTGTCAGGCTATATTATCTGGAAAAGAGCATTGCCACCATTTATAACAAGACAGCTAGTTGGTACATATTTAATTATTTTAGCTATTTTATTATTTAGTCACGTTACGCTATTTGAAAACCTTTCTAAGAACGGCACTTTTACTGATCCTTCAGTTATCTTAAATACATGGGATTTATATATGTTAGAAGCAACTGGGGAAGTAAATCGCAGTGATTTAGGTGGCGGAATGGTTGGAGCCGTTATGTTTGCGATGTTTTATTACTTATTTGACAGTTTAGGAACTGAGCTCATTGCCTCACTTTTAATCGTGATTGGCGTGTTATTAATTACAGGACGTTCTTTGCACGAAACGCTTCGAAAAGTGTTAACGCCAATTGTCCGCTTTTTAGTGACGGAATTAAAAGAGGGTTGGGAAGACATTGCAAATTGGGCTTCTAAAAGGAAGCAAACACCAAAAGGGAAGAAAAAGCGTAAGCCAGCTGTAGAAGAAGAGGAGGAAAATGATGAACAGGAAGCAGAAGCACCTGTCATTGCAAAGCAGCCTCCAATTATTGAGCACTTTGATTATGAAGAAGTAGTAGATCCTATTTCATCATCTATTCAGTCTCAACCAGAACCCGAGCCACAGCCAACAGTTAAGCCTGTTCAACCAGTGGCCAAGAAAGAAGACCCGCCTCAACAAGAAGAAAAGGCACCAGTTATTTCATTTGTGGAAGCTGAAAACATGGAATATGAACTTCCACCTATCCGATTGCTAACAATGCCGAAGAAAAGTAATCAAGCAAAAGAGAAAAAGAATATTTATAAAAATGCTGAAAAACTAGAAAAAACGTTTCAAAGTTTTGGTGTGAAAGCAACGGTTGCTAAGGTTCATTTAGGGCCTGCTGTTACCAAATACGAAGTATATCCGGACGTTGGAGTGAAAGTAAGTAAAATTGTAAATTTAAGCGATGATTTGGCTCTAGCTCTTGCTGCCAAAGACATTCGAATTGAAGCGCCTATACCTGGTAAATCAGCAGTGGGGATTGAAGTTCCAAATGAAGAGGTAGCGATGGTTTCTCTTCGTGAAGTGTTGGAATCAAAAGAAAAAATAGATCCTGATAAAAAGCTACTGGTGGGATTGGGAAGAGATATATCCGGCGACGCTGTTTTGGCAGAATTAAATAAAATGCCTCATATGCTTGTTGCGGGAGCAACAGGTAGCGGTAAAAGTGTTTGTATTAACGGAATTATCATAAGTATCTTAATGCGAACGAAGCCTCACGAAGTTAAGCTCATGATGATTGACCCTAAAATGGTTGAGTTGAATATGTATAATGGTATTCCACATCTATTGGCACCTGTTGTAACTGATCCAAAGAAAGCATCTCAGGCTTTAAAGAAAGTCGTAAGCGAAATGGAGCGCCGTTATGAGCTCTTCTCACACAGCGGTACAAGAAATATTGAAGGGTATAATGATCTTGTGAAGCGCCAAAATGATGACTCGGATGCTAAGCAACCAACGCTACCTTATATTGTCGTCATTGTAGATGAGTTAGCCGACTTAATGATGGTTGCTTCATCAGATGTTGAAGATTCAATTACACGTTTAGCGCAGATGGCGCGTGCTGCGGGAATTCACTTAATTATTGCAACGCAAAGACCGTCAGTTGACGTTATTACAGGGGTTATTAAAGCTAATATCCCGTCTCGAATTGCGTTTAGCGTGTCCTCTCAAACCGATTCCCGTACCATTTTAGATATGGGAGGAGCGGAGAAGCTGCTAGGTCGTGGAGATATGCTATTTATGCCGGTTGGAGCTTCTAAGCCAGTTCGTGTACAAGGAGCGTTCTTATCTGATGAGGAAGTTGAAGAGGTTGTAGACTTCGTTATTGCTCAGCAAAAAGCGCAATACCAAGAAGAAATGATTCCAACAGACGCTCCAGAACAAGTAGAAGAAGTAGCGGATGAATTGTATGATGAGGCAGTTCAGCTTGTAGCAGAAATGCAAACAGCCTCTGTTTCAATGCTGCAAAGACGCTTTAGAATTGGATATAATCGAGCAGCTCGCTTAATTGATGCAATGGAAGAACGGGGAGTTGTCGGACCTTATGAAGGAAGTAAACCCCGAGCAGTACTGGTTTCACAGCAAAACGAAGATGTTGGAACATAA
- a CDS encoding BMP family protein, producing the protein MTKRKYGMALSLMLAAGTLLSACGSSDSEGGSSEKSASDFKVGMVTDTGGVDDKSFNQSAWEGLTKFGKENNLEEGTGYKYLQSAEAAEYQSNLSTFAEAGYNLTYGIGFLLKEDIKKVAGQYPESHFALVDDTLKSEKLDNVASILFNEEQGSFLVGVVAAKQTATNKIGFVGGVESPLIKKFENGFKAGVKAVNPDAEVVVQYAEDFNAPEKGSAIASTMYSQGADIVYHAAGGTGNGVFTEAKNRAKKGEKVWVIGVDRDQHQEGMPENVTLTSMVKRVDIAVEEVAKQAKDGKFPGGEEVVFGLQEDAVGIAPTMDNVTDESKTAVEEYKQKILDGEIKVPATDDAYKEFEKTLK; encoded by the coding sequence ATGACAAAACGTAAATACGGAATGGCTTTATCACTTATGTTAGCGGCAGGTACACTACTAAGTGCCTGTGGATCTAGCGACTCAGAAGGCGGAAGTAGTGAAAAATCAGCTTCAGATTTCAAAGTAGGGATGGTTACAGATACTGGCGGAGTTGATGATAAATCATTTAACCAATCAGCATGGGAAGGTCTTACAAAATTCGGTAAAGAAAATAACTTAGAAGAAGGTACAGGCTATAAATATTTACAATCGGCTGAAGCTGCTGAATACCAAAGTAACTTATCAACGTTTGCTGAAGCAGGCTATAACCTTACGTACGGTATCGGTTTCTTATTGAAAGAAGACATCAAAAAAGTGGCTGGTCAATATCCAGAATCACATTTTGCGCTAGTTGATGACACATTAAAGTCAGAAAAATTAGATAACGTGGCGAGCATTCTATTTAACGAAGAGCAAGGTTCGTTCTTGGTAGGTGTTGTTGCAGCTAAACAAACAGCAACCAATAAAATCGGCTTTGTTGGTGGAGTAGAATCTCCGTTAATTAAAAAGTTTGAAAACGGATTTAAAGCAGGTGTTAAAGCTGTAAACCCAGATGCTGAAGTAGTTGTTCAATACGCAGAAGATTTCAATGCGCCAGAAAAAGGTTCAGCGATTGCATCAACAATGTACAGCCAAGGTGCTGATATTGTTTATCACGCAGCAGGTGGTACTGGTAACGGAGTGTTTACTGAAGCGAAAAACCGTGCGAAAAAAGGTGAGAAGGTTTGGGTAATCGGTGTAGACCGTGACCAGCACCAAGAAGGTATGCCAGAAAACGTAACACTAACATCAATGGTAAAACGTGTTGATATTGCGGTTGAAGAAGTTGCAAAACAAGCAAAAGACGGAAAGTTCCCTGGTGGAGAAGAAGTAGTATTTGGACTTCAAGAAGATGCGGTTGGTATTGCTCCAACTATGGATAATGTAACGGACGAGTCAAAAACAGCTGTTGAAGAGTACAAACAAAAAATCTTAGATGGCGAAATTAAAGTACCAGCAACGGATGATGCATATAAAGAGTTTGAGAAAACTCTTAAATAA
- a CDS encoding YlzJ-like family protein, with product MILYTMMPQELIYPDTTQELPKQKMMQYNGISMLVEENEYNQQQIVRILSTDPQHYLDKKYYPGQILS from the coding sequence ATGATTTTGTATACTATGATGCCCCAAGAGCTAATTTATCCTGATACAACGCAAGAGCTTCCAAAGCAAAAAATGATGCAGTATAACGGCATTTCTATGCTTGTAGAAGAAAATGAATACAATCAACAGCAAATTGTCCGTATTTTAAGCACAGATCCTCAGCATTATTTAGACAAAAAATATTACCCAGGTCAAATTCTGTCGTAA
- a CDS encoding ClpP family protease — protein MNSSETAPQQPEKGEDNTKGGILDKIQQLGQTNVAQMPQDSKIHCLTIVGQVEGHMQLPPQNKTTKYEHVIPQIVAIEQNPNIEGLLIILNTVGGDVEAGLAIAEMIASLSKPSVSIVLGGGHSIGVPIAVSTHYSFIAGTATMTIHPIRLTGLVIGVPQTFEYLDKMQERVVNFVTHHSNITEEKFKELMFSKGNLTRDIGTNVVGADAVEYGLIDEVGGVGQAIKKLNELIEQNNQHQQENQLLQ, from the coding sequence ATGAATTCTTCGGAAACAGCACCACAGCAACCTGAAAAAGGTGAAGATAATACTAAAGGTGGTATTTTAGATAAAATTCAGCAGCTAGGACAAACAAATGTTGCACAGATGCCACAGGATTCAAAGATTCACTGCTTAACAATAGTAGGGCAAGTAGAAGGACATATGCAGCTACCGCCTCAAAATAAAACGACAAAATATGAGCATGTTATTCCGCAAATTGTAGCGATTGAACAAAACCCTAATATTGAAGGATTATTAATTATTTTAAATACAGTAGGTGGAGATGTAGAAGCTGGTTTAGCAATTGCTGAAATGATTGCTTCTCTTTCAAAACCGTCAGTATCAATTGTGCTTGGAGGAGGCCATTCAATTGGAGTTCCAATTGCGGTATCCACTCATTACTCTTTTATTGCTGGTACTGCGACAATGACAATACACCCGATTCGTTTGACGGGCTTAGTCATTGGCGTACCTCAAACATTTGAATACTTGGATAAGATGCAGGAGCGAGTGGTGAATTTTGTTACGCATCATTCCAATATCACTGAAGAAAAGTTTAAAGAACTTATGTTTTCAAAAGGGAACCTAACACGAGACATTGGAACGAATGTTGTGGGAGCTGATGCAGTTGAATACGGATTGATTGATGAAGTTGGCGGGGTAGGTCAAGCTATTAAAAAGCTGAATGAGCTCATTGAACAGAACAATCAACATCAACAGGAGAACCAATTATTACAATGA
- a CDS encoding ribonuclease J, whose amino-acid sequence MNKKTENIKISALGGIGEIGKNMYIVELNDDIYVLDAGAKVPGGDMLGIDMVIPDISYLIENKERVKAIFLTHGHEEQIGAIPFILKKLEVPVYGTEFTLALVKERMKEVGSNGFSLLNVISSSTRLSFENVSVSFFRTNHSIPDSVGICLHTSHGAIVHTGDFIFDQNRLSKKPDIGKMAMIGEQGVLCLLSDSINAEKPGYTTSEAVIGQEIASLFHHTKGRIIVATYSSNIQRIQQVIQAVYETNRKLVVVGKSMMKTIEIAVELGHLSIPEDLIVPVQKLRDISEHETVVLTTGHQGEPMAALHRMAKQSHKFIQVKKDDTVLIAATPIPGHEVIFAKVIDIVSRLGANVVHSQKQVHASGHGSQEELKFMLNLMNPKYLIPVNGEYRMQKSHEKIAKEIGLSDDQIFVLDKGDVIEYKDGRMQPSGRIYAGNTLIDGLGVGDIGNIVLRDRRLLSQDGILTVVVTINKKQRTVVAGPEIISRGFVYVRESEALLTEAGKVVEEILAKCMEEKVIEWSSLKLKMREALNQFLYEKTRRKPMILPIIMEI is encoded by the coding sequence TTGAATAAAAAGACAGAAAATATTAAAATTTCAGCTTTGGGTGGCATAGGAGAAATTGGTAAAAATATGTATATCGTTGAATTGAACGATGATATCTACGTACTAGATGCAGGAGCAAAGGTTCCAGGCGGGGATATGCTTGGAATCGATATGGTGATTCCAGATATTTCGTATTTAATTGAAAATAAGGAACGCGTAAAAGCTATTTTCTTAACGCATGGTCACGAAGAGCAAATTGGTGCTATTCCATTTATTTTAAAAAAACTTGAAGTACCCGTATATGGAACGGAATTTACTCTTGCGTTAGTCAAAGAAAGAATGAAAGAAGTTGGATCAAATGGTTTCTCATTATTAAATGTTATTAGTTCGTCAACACGCCTTTCGTTTGAGAACGTAAGCGTTTCATTTTTTCGAACAAACCACAGCATCCCTGACTCAGTAGGCATTTGTTTGCATACTTCACATGGTGCAATCGTACATACAGGAGACTTTATTTTTGATCAAAATCGGTTATCAAAAAAACCTGATATCGGAAAAATGGCCATGATTGGTGAACAAGGGGTGTTATGCCTCCTATCTGATAGTATCAATGCTGAAAAGCCAGGCTATACAACTTCTGAAGCTGTAATTGGTCAAGAAATTGCTTCGCTTTTCCATCATACAAAAGGACGCATTATTGTAGCGACATATAGCTCAAACATCCAGCGAATTCAGCAAGTAATTCAAGCGGTTTATGAAACCAATCGCAAGCTAGTTGTAGTTGGGAAAAGTATGATGAAAACGATTGAAATTGCAGTGGAGCTTGGCCATTTATCGATACCTGAAGATTTAATTGTGCCTGTGCAAAAGCTTCGTGATATTTCTGAGCATGAAACGGTTGTATTAACGACAGGCCATCAGGGAGAGCCGATGGCAGCATTACATCGTATGGCCAAACAATCTCATAAATTTATTCAAGTGAAAAAAGATGACACGGTGTTAATTGCTGCAACGCCAATTCCTGGTCATGAAGTAATCTTTGCTAAAGTAATTGATATTGTTAGCCGTTTAGGAGCAAACGTCGTTCATAGTCAAAAGCAAGTTCATGCTTCTGGACACGGCAGTCAAGAAGAGCTAAAGTTCATGTTAAACTTAATGAATCCTAAATACTTAATCCCTGTAAACGGCGAATATCGTATGCAAAAGTCACATGAAAAAATTGCAAAAGAAATAGGCTTAAGTGATGATCAAATTTTTGTGCTTGATAAAGGTGATGTAATTGAGTATAAAGATGGGCGCATGCAGCCTTCAGGGCGCATCTATGCGGGGAACACGTTAATAGATGGGTTAGGTGTTGGTGATATTGGTAATATTGTCTTGCGCGATCGTCGTCTGCTTTCACAAGATGGAATTTTAACAGTGGTGGTTACAATTAATAAAAAGCAGCGTACTGTTGTGGCAGGACCAGAAATTATTTCTCGAGGGTTTGTATACGTGAGAGAATCGGAAGCGTTACTTACAGAAGCAGGAAAAGTGGTTGAAGAGATTTTAGCGAAGTGCATGGAAGAAAAAGTGATTGAATGGTCATCTTTAAAATTAAAAATGCGCGAAGCCCTAAACCAGTTTTTATATGAAAAAACAAGACGTAAGCCGATGATTTTACCAATTATTATGGAAATATAA
- a CDS encoding ABC transporter ATP-binding protein, whose product MEYVIEMLNIRKEFPGIVANDNITLQVKKGEIHALLGENGAGKSTLMNVLFGLYQPEKGEIKVKEKAVKITNPNIANDLGIGMVHQHFMLVQNFTVTENIILGNEPTKAGKINIAKAAKEIEALSNQYGLSVDPYAKIEDISVGMQQRVEILKTLYRGADILIFDEPTAALTPQEITELIEIMKRLIKEGKSIILITHKLKEIMAVCDRCTIIRKGVGIGTVTVSETNPDELASLMVGREVHFKTEKKTAEPKDAVLTIDGLVVEDARGVAAVNDLSLTVRAGEIVGIAGVDGNGQTELIEALTGLTKIKSGAITLNESDLTKLSARKITESGVGHIPQDRHKHGLVLDYTIGENIALQTYYKEPMSKRGILNYKEIYRKAKALIAEYDVRTPSEYTQARALSGGNQQKAIIAREVDRSPQLLIAAQPTRGLDVGAIEFIHRKLIEERDKGRAVLLVSLELDEVMNLSDRIAVIYEGKIVDIVNPNETNEQELGLLMAGGKREKAGETS is encoded by the coding sequence GTGGAATATGTAATTGAAATGCTAAATATTCGTAAAGAGTTTCCGGGTATCGTAGCGAATGATAACATTACACTCCAAGTGAAAAAAGGAGAAATCCATGCTTTACTAGGTGAAAATGGCGCAGGGAAATCAACGCTGATGAACGTTCTTTTTGGGCTTTATCAACCTGAAAAAGGCGAGATAAAGGTGAAAGAAAAAGCTGTTAAAATTACGAATCCGAATATTGCAAATGACTTAGGGATTGGGATGGTTCACCAGCACTTTATGCTTGTGCAAAATTTTACAGTTACTGAAAACATTATCCTTGGTAATGAGCCGACAAAAGCAGGAAAAATCAACATTGCAAAAGCTGCTAAAGAGATTGAAGCACTATCAAATCAATATGGGCTTTCTGTTGATCCATATGCGAAAATTGAAGATATTTCGGTTGGTATGCAGCAACGTGTCGAAATTTTAAAAACACTATATCGTGGTGCAGATATTTTAATCTTTGATGAGCCCACAGCCGCTCTTACACCTCAAGAAATCACAGAATTAATTGAAATTATGAAGCGTTTAATTAAAGAAGGAAAATCCATTATTTTAATTACTCATAAATTAAAAGAAATTATGGCGGTTTGTGACCGCTGTACAATTATTCGCAAAGGTGTAGGGATTGGAACAGTAACGGTTTCTGAAACCAATCCAGATGAATTGGCGTCCTTAATGGTTGGACGTGAAGTGCATTTTAAAACGGAAAAGAAAACAGCAGAACCGAAGGATGCTGTGTTAACAATAGATGGCTTAGTAGTGGAAGATGCCCGCGGAGTAGCAGCTGTTAATGATCTATCGCTAACTGTCAGAGCGGGTGAAATTGTAGGAATTGCAGGAGTAGATGGTAATGGGCAAACAGAACTAATTGAAGCCCTCACAGGTCTTACAAAAATCAAATCAGGTGCTATCACGCTAAATGAAAGTGACCTGACAAAGCTATCGGCACGTAAAATTACTGAATCAGGTGTAGGACATATTCCTCAAGATCGCCATAAGCATGGTCTTGTCTTGGACTATACAATCGGTGAAAATATCGCGCTTCAAACGTACTATAAAGAGCCAATGTCTAAAAGGGGTATTTTGAACTATAAAGAAATTTATCGAAAAGCCAAAGCACTCATTGCAGAATATGATGTTCGCACACCGAGTGAATATACACAAGCGCGAGCTCTTTCTGGAGGAAACCAGCAAAAAGCCATTATTGCTCGTGAAGTGGACCGCAGTCCTCAGTTGTTAATTGCAGCTCAGCCGACGCGTGGATTGGATGTAGGAGCAATTGAGTTTATTCACCGTAAGTTAATTGAAGAGCGTGATAAAGGAAGAGCGGTTCTTCTTGTGTCTTTAGAACTGGATGAAGTTATGAATTTAAGTGATCGTATTGCTGTTATCTACGAAGGAAAAATTGTAGATATCGTAAATCCAAACGAAACAAATGAGCAGGAGCTTGGATTGTTAATGGCAGGCGGAAAGCGTGAGAAAGCAGGTGAAACATCATGA
- the dapG gene encoding aspartate kinase produces MKIIVQKFGGTSVRNEQGRERAIHHLKNAQKEGYKVVVVVSAMGRKGEPYATDTLLSLVNGNKASVNKRELDMLMACGELISSVVFTNLLNENGIKATALNGAQAGFITNSDFTNAKILEMKCDRIIEELEEYDVVVVTGFQGANESGDTTTLGRGGSDTSASALGAALQAEYIDIFTDVEGVMTADPRIVEDARPLSVVTYNEICNMAYQGAKVIHPRAVEIAMQAKVPMRVRSTYADSEGTLVTSHSAAQQRGSDVQERLVTGIAHVSNVTQIKVFSKDGYYDTQAEVFKAMAQEKISVDFINISPKGVVYTVTEESTDRAIAVLQELGYEPSVIRNCAKVSTVGAGIAGVPGVTAKIVTALASEGIQILQSADSHTTIWVLVKEEDLKKAVNALHSAFDLSKVTQ; encoded by the coding sequence ATGAAAATCATCGTCCAAAAATTTGGAGGAACTTCCGTTCGTAATGAACAAGGAAGAGAACGTGCTATTCATCATCTGAAAAATGCACAAAAAGAAGGTTACAAAGTAGTGGTAGTTGTATCTGCAATGGGGCGTAAAGGTGAGCCGTATGCAACAGATACGCTATTATCACTTGTTAATGGCAATAAGGCTTCTGTGAATAAACGAGAGTTAGATATGTTAATGGCTTGTGGAGAATTAATTTCTTCCGTTGTATTCACTAACTTATTAAACGAAAACGGCATAAAAGCTACAGCTTTGAATGGTGCTCAGGCTGGGTTTATCACGAATAGTGACTTTACTAATGCCAAGATTCTTGAAATGAAATGTGATCGTATAATAGAAGAATTAGAAGAGTATGATGTCGTAGTAGTAACAGGCTTTCAAGGAGCAAACGAAAGCGGAGATACAACAACGTTAGGTCGAGGAGGCAGCGACACGTCTGCGTCTGCTTTAGGAGCTGCATTACAAGCTGAATACATTGACATTTTTACAGATGTTGAAGGTGTAATGACAGCAGATCCACGCATTGTTGAAGATGCAAGACCGCTATCGGTTGTGACATATAATGAAATTTGTAACATGGCATATCAAGGTGCAAAGGTGATTCATCCAAGAGCTGTTGAAATTGCTATGCAGGCAAAAGTACCAATGCGCGTACGTTCAACCTATGCTGATTCTGAAGGTACACTAGTAACGTCCCATAGTGCAGCTCAGCAGCGTGGAAGCGATGTACAAGAGCGTCTGGTAACAGGAATTGCTCACGTGTCCAATGTGACGCAAATTAAGGTATTTAGTAAGGACGGTTATTACGACACGCAAGCTGAAGTATTTAAAGCGATGGCTCAGGAAAAGATTAGCGTGGACTTTATTAATATTTCACCAAAAGGTGTTGTGTACACTGTTACTGAAGAATCAACAGATAGAGCAATTGCGGTTTTACAAGAGCTCGGTTACGAGCCTTCTGTTATTCGCAATTGTGCTAAGGTATCTACCGTAGGGGCAGGAATTGCTGGTGTGCCTGGCGTAACAGCTAAAATTGTAACGGCGCTTGCAAGCGAAGGAATTCAAATTTTACAATCAGCTGATAGTCATACAACAATTTGGGTACTTGTAAAAGAAGAGGACTTGAAGAAAGCAGTCAATGCTCTTCACAGTGCTTTTGATTTATCAAAAGTGACTCAATAA
- a CDS encoding GntR family transcriptional regulator encodes MSIRADNRHLYLQVIDNIKQNIERGVFKEKERLPSEFDLSKQLGVSRATLREALRILEEENVIVRRHGVGTFVNAKPTFLSGIEQLNSITHMIEQAGMKPGTIFLSSNVQVVSENDIERFGCQIDEKMLFVERVRTANDEPVVYCMDKVPQTILPEDFEYKQESLLGILEKQAGKHISYAVAHIEPIGYHEKVSPILQCSPETALLVLRQMHYDQYDEPILYSINYFKADKFSFQVLRKRV; translated from the coding sequence ATGTCTATTCGAGCGGATAATCGACATTTGTATTTACAAGTGATTGATAACATTAAACAAAACATTGAACGAGGAGTTTTCAAAGAAAAAGAGAGACTTCCATCAGAGTTTGATCTGTCAAAACAGCTGGGCGTAAGCAGAGCAACGCTACGTGAAGCACTTCGCATATTGGAAGAAGAAAATGTTATTGTCAGAAGACATGGAGTAGGTACATTTGTGAATGCGAAGCCGACGTTTCTTTCAGGTATTGAGCAATTAAATAGTATAACACATATGATTGAACAAGCTGGAATGAAGCCTGGTACCATTTTCTTATCATCCAATGTACAAGTTGTTTCAGAAAATGATATAGAGCGTTTTGGCTGTCAAATTGACGAAAAAATGCTTTTTGTTGAGCGTGTGAGAACTGCAAATGATGAGCCGGTTGTATATTGTATGGACAAGGTTCCACAAACAATATTGCCCGAAGATTTCGAATATAAACAAGAGTCTCTACTAGGGATTCTTGAAAAACAGGCTGGCAAACATATTTCATATGCAGTAGCCCACATTGAGCCAATCGGGTATCATGAAAAAGTTTCTCCTATTTTACAATGCAGTCCAGAAACAGCACTTCTTGTACTGCGACAAATGCATTACGACCAATATGATGAACCGATTTTGTATTCAATTAACTATTTTAAAGCAGATAAATTTAGTTTCCAAGTATTGAGAAAAAGAGTTTAA